A window from Gossypium raimondii isolate GPD5lz chromosome 7, ASM2569854v1, whole genome shotgun sequence encodes these proteins:
- the LOC105791188 gene encoding WUSCHEL-related homeobox 2, translating to MFSLFCFPLYIVKSRRTYKISETSNKPKKIKTMEGGNMDTSGDGGTTGDSRWNPTKEQISILESLYLQGLRTPSADQIQQITSRLKAYGSIEGKNVFYWFQNHKARQRQKQKQQNLAYINRYLYWTTQPVYPPPPPHGINVACGPHFLPQVELGIYPQTQCPKVLLPGGDERRERPAKMGKPLQRDYNTMLPHAENFEGLLNISNHETLELFPLHPTGLLETKETLMSPLGSTNSAGISIITPSISCETTAGIDEEGSSTGEQQFFDFFTSQGSSARD from the exons atgttttctttgttttgttttcctttataTATCGTAAAATCTAGAAGAACCTATAAAATCTCAGAAACCTCAAACAagccaaaaaaaatcaaaacaatggAAGGCGGTAATATGGACACGTCTGGTGATGGCGGAACTACAGGGGATTCAAGGTGGAACCCAACAAAGGAACAAATAAGCATTCTTGAAAGTTTGTATTTGCAAGGGTTAAGGACGCCAAGCGCAGACCAGATACAGCAGATAACAAGCAGGCTTAAAGCTTATGGCAGCATTGAAGGGAAAAACGTCTTCTATTGGTTTCAAAATCATAAAGCAAGGCAAAGGCAGAAACAGAAGCAACAAAATTTGGCTTATATCAATCGCTATCTTTATTGGACGACTCAACCTGTttatcctcctcctcctcctcatgGCATCAATG TTGCTTGTGGACCACATTTTCTACCACAAGTTGAATTAGGAATTTACCCTCAGACTCAGTGCCCCAAGGTTCTTCTCCCTGGCGGAGACGAGAGGAGAGAAAGGCCTGCCAAAATGGGGAAGCCTCTGCAACGGGACTACAACACGATGCTGCCACATGCTGAAAACTTTGAAGGCCTCCTCAACATTAGTAATCATGAGACTTTGGAACTGTTCCCTTTGCACCCAACTGGACTTTTAGAAACAAAGGAAACATTAATGTCTCCACTTGGTTCAACCAATTCTGCTGGAATTTCGATTATTACTCCATCTATCTCTTGTGAGACTACTGCCGGTATCGACGAAGAAGGCTCTAGTACTGGTGAACAGCAATTCTTTGATTTCTTCACTTCCCAAGGTTCTTCCGCAAGAGATTAA
- the LOC105791159 gene encoding ubiquitin-conjugating enzyme E2 13 isoform X1, whose product MASQACLLLQKQLKDLCKNPVDGFSAGLVDENNIFEWSVTIIGPPDTLYEGGFFNAIMSFPPNYPNSPPTVKFTSEIWHPNVYPDGRVCISILHPPGDDPNGYELASERWMPVHTVESIVLSIISMLSSPNDESPANVEAAKEWRERKDEFKRKVGRCVRRSQEML is encoded by the exons atggCATCTCAAGCCTGCCTCCTCCTTCAAAAACAGCTCAAAG ATCTTTGTAAGAATCCGGTTGATGGGTTCTCGGCCGGATTGGTTGATGAAAACAATATCTTTGAATGGAGTGTTACAATTATCGGACCACCTGATACTCTTTA TGAAGGGGGATTTTTCAATGCCATCATGAGCTTTCCGCCCAATTATCCAAACAGCCCTCCAACAGTGAAATTTACATCAGAGATTTGGCATCCTAATG TTTATCCTGATGGGCGTGTTTGCATATCAATTCTTCATCCTCCAGGTGATGATCCAAATGGTTACGAGCTTGCAAGTGAGCGCTGGATGCCAGTCCATACA GTTGAAAGTATTGTATTGAGTATCATATCAATGCTTTCAAGCCCTAATGATGAATCTCCTGCGAATGTTGAAGCTGCT AAGGAGTGGAGAGAGAGGAAAGATGAATTTAAGAGAAAGGTTGGCCGCTGTGTCCGACGGTCGCAAGAAATGTTGTGA
- the LOC105791159 gene encoding ubiquitin-conjugating enzyme E2 13 isoform X2, whose protein sequence is MASQACLLLQKQLKDLCKNPVDGFSAGLVDENNIFEWSVTIIGPPDTLYEGGFFNAIMSFPPNYPNSPPTVKFTSEIWHPNVYPDGRVCISILHPPGDDPNGYELASERWMPVHTVESIVLSIISMLSSPNDESPANVEAAYHAAQCTMLVFSLCAL, encoded by the exons atggCATCTCAAGCCTGCCTCCTCCTTCAAAAACAGCTCAAAG ATCTTTGTAAGAATCCGGTTGATGGGTTCTCGGCCGGATTGGTTGATGAAAACAATATCTTTGAATGGAGTGTTACAATTATCGGACCACCTGATACTCTTTA TGAAGGGGGATTTTTCAATGCCATCATGAGCTTTCCGCCCAATTATCCAAACAGCCCTCCAACAGTGAAATTTACATCAGAGATTTGGCATCCTAATG TTTATCCTGATGGGCGTGTTTGCATATCAATTCTTCATCCTCCAGGTGATGATCCAAATGGTTACGAGCTTGCAAGTGAGCGCTGGATGCCAGTCCATACA GTTGAAAGTATTGTATTGAGTATCATATCAATGCTTTCAAGCCCTAATGATGAATCTCCTGCGAATGTTGAAGCTGCT TATCATGCGGCACAATGCACCATGCTAGTTTTCTCTTTGTGTGCCTTGTAA